In one Gadus morhua chromosome 15, gadMor3.0, whole genome shotgun sequence genomic region, the following are encoded:
- the hmx2 gene encoding homeobox protein HMX2, protein MSNTEDSGNKCSSGPISSFTIQSILGNKSPSESSRTAGTKELSKGLAGPPSRRRSLSVSSEDECSAGEDSADCFCSDTGHSEPCTQHQPHNFSCLGAPKRLLSVADGTARRPHHHLSQNPLQDYKEEQERPCGQMSPLSEERQVGEGGDKQGSNSAKKKTRTVFSRSQVYQLESTFDMKRYLSSSERACLASSLQLTETQVKTWFQNRRNKWKRQLSAELEAANMAHASAQTLVGMPLVFRDNSLLRVPVPRSIAFPTPLYYPGSNLPALPLYNLYNKIEY, encoded by the exons ATGAGTAACACAGAAGACAGCGGAAATAAGTGCTCTTCGGGGCCGATTTCCAGCTTCACCATCCAGTCTATTCTGGGCAACAAGAGCCCGTCCGAGTCGTCGCGGACCGCCGGGACCAAGGAGCTCTCCAAGGGTCTGGCTGGGCCGCCGTCGCGGAGGCGCTCCCTGTCGGTGTCCTCCGAGGACGAGTGCAGCGCCGGGGAAGACTCCGCGGATTGTTTTTGCTCGGATACCGGCCACAGCGAGCCATGCACCCAGCATCAACCCCACAACTTCTCGTGTTTAG GTGCCCCAAAGAGACTGCTCTCCGTGGCGGACGGCACCGCGCGGCGGCCTCACCATCACCTGTCCCAGAATCCGCTGCAGGATTACAAAGAGGAGCAGGAGCGACCATGCGGCCAGATGTCGCCTCTGTCCGAGGAGCGGCAGGTCGGGGAAGGCGGGGACAAGCAGGGCAGCAACTCGGCCAAGAAGAAGACTCGCACGGTTTTCTCGCGCAGCCAGGTGTACCAGTTGGAGTCCACCTTTGACATGAAACGCTACCTGAGCAGCTCGGAGCGCGCGTGTTTGGCCTCCAGTCTGCAGCTGACGGAGACGCAGGTGAAGACGTGGTTCCAGAACCGCAGGAACAAGTGGAAGCGGCAGCTCTCCGCGGAGCTGGAGGCGGCCAACATGGCCCACGCCTCGGCACAGACATTGGTTGGGATGCCGCTGGTTTTCAGAGATAACTCCTTACTGCGGGTGCCGGTGCCGCGGTCCATCGCCTTCCCCACGCCGCTCTATTACCCGGGAAGCAACCTGCCAGCGTTACCCTTATACAATCTATACAATAAGATTGAGTACTGA
- the hmx3a gene encoding homeobox protein HMX3 yields MPETTPETRAPAKDSPFFIKNLLNCDSKPSKPRPIFAAARAALEGGFSFSSHVGDFSFPRFELPTQRFALPAHYLERASAWWYPFPLGTSAHLHRHDVSEKMVVRESSPTSGTDRDSPDLLLKPDPDARRDDDDDDDNKSGDEIILEESDSDEAKKDHDERPDEWKTKRDEDDGGAGGADKKPCRKKKTRTVFSRSQVFQLESTFDMKRYLSSSERAGLAASLHLTETQVKIWFQNRRNKWKRQLAAELEAANLSHAAAQRIVRVPILYHESSASDRGGGGGGGGGGGNVPVSQPLLTFPHPVYYSHPIVTSVPLLRPV; encoded by the exons ATGCCCGAGACGACGCCCGAGACGCGCGCGCCGGCCAAGGACTCTCCGTTCTTCATCAAGAACCTGTTGAACTGTGACAGCAAGCCGTCCAAGCCCCGGCCCATCTTCGCGGCAGCAAGGGCGGCCCTGGAGGGgggcttctccttctcctctcatgTCGGGGACTTCAGCTTCCCGCGATTCGAGCTGCCGACACAGCGGTTCGCGCTGCCCGCGCACTACCTGGAGCGCGCCTCAGCCTGGTGGTACCCCTTCCCCCTCGGGACCTCCGCTCACCTGCACCGACATGATG TTTCCGAGAAGATGGTCGTGCGGGAGTCCTCCCCGACCTCGGGCACCGACCGGGACTCCCCGGACCTGCTGCTCAAACCGGACCCAGACGCGCGgcgggacgacgacgacgacgatgacaACAAGAGCGGCGACGAGATCATCCTGGAGGAGAGCGATTCGGACGAGGCCAAGAAGGACCACGACGAGCGGCCGGACGAGTGGAAGACGAAGCGGGACGAGGACGACGGGGGGGCAGGTGGCGCGGACAAGAAGCCGTGCCGCAAGAAGAAGACGCGCACCGTGTTCTCCCGCAGCCAGGTGTTCCAGCTCGAGTCCACCTTCGACATGAAGCGCTACCTGAGCAGCTCGGAGCGCGCCGGCCTGGCCGCCTCGCTGCACTTGACGGAGACACAGGTGAAgatctggttccagaaccgCAGGAACAAGTGGAAGAGGCAGCTCGCCGCGGAGCTTGAGGCGGCGAACCTGAGCCACGCCGCGGCGCAGAGGATAGTGCGCGTGCCCATTCTGTACCACGAGAGCTCGGCGTCggaccgcggcggcggcggcggcggtggcggcggcgggggcaaCGTGCCCGTGAGCCAGCCGCTGCTCACCTTCCCTCACCCCGTGTACTACTCGCACCCCATTGTGACGTCAGTGCCGCTGCTCAGACCTGtttga